The Agromyces hippuratus genome has a window encoding:
- a CDS encoding M28 family peptidase, with protein MYPSATLSKRATTAVIATAAIAGLALIPNGAAFAAPAAKSCETRNNNTVQKLLECVGSDGAMEHLEALQAIADENGGNRAAGLPGYEASVDYVVETLEDAGWNVSIETFDYDFIGDSTLTQLTPVVADYPTGAFTGSGDGDVTAAVVPVDINLTPPRASTSGCEAADFAGFPAGSIALVQRGSCNFGDKAFFAEQAGAVGVIIFNQGNTPDREGLVVADASSRTDGTPVAHNIPVVGASFAQGVALAEPGSSAHVFVPAPDPRPQKNIIAELPGTNDDNVVMAGAHLDSVREGAGISDNGSGSAALLEIAQQMSKVKPQNTVRLAWWGAEEDGLLGSAAYVAALSQAQKDEIALYLNFDMIASPNYMFMIYDGDESGFEAPVTVPEGSVQIEKLFESYFTGAGVPYDDAEFSGRSDYEAFILNGIAAGGLFTGADAIKTVEQQAIWGGEVGEMLDQCYHQACDDLDNVDEYALDVNVDAIAFAVLAYAYSTESVNGVVGKPVPGGLSLPVPAGPEGTVGSGGGHAHGDVG; from the coding sequence ATGTACCCATCTGCAACACTTTCCAAGCGCGCCACGACGGCGGTGATCGCGACCGCGGCGATCGCCGGACTGGCGCTCATACCCAATGGCGCCGCCTTCGCAGCACCGGCTGCGAAGAGCTGCGAGACCCGCAACAACAACACCGTGCAGAAGCTGCTCGAGTGCGTCGGATCCGACGGCGCGATGGAGCACCTCGAGGCGCTGCAGGCGATCGCCGATGAGAACGGCGGCAATCGTGCGGCCGGCCTTCCGGGCTACGAGGCCAGTGTCGACTACGTCGTCGAGACGCTCGAAGACGCCGGCTGGAACGTCTCGATCGAGACGTTCGACTACGACTTCATCGGGGATTCGACGCTCACGCAGCTCACCCCGGTCGTGGCCGACTACCCGACCGGCGCGTTCACCGGCAGCGGCGACGGCGACGTCACCGCCGCGGTGGTTCCGGTCGACATCAACCTCACGCCGCCGCGGGCGTCGACGAGCGGCTGCGAGGCCGCCGACTTCGCCGGGTTCCCCGCAGGCTCGATCGCGCTCGTGCAGCGCGGCAGCTGCAACTTCGGCGACAAGGCGTTCTTCGCCGAGCAGGCGGGCGCCGTGGGCGTCATCATCTTCAACCAGGGCAACACGCCCGACCGTGAGGGACTCGTCGTCGCGGACGCCTCGTCACGCACCGACGGCACCCCGGTCGCGCACAACATCCCGGTCGTCGGAGCGAGCTTCGCTCAAGGCGTCGCGCTCGCCGAGCCCGGCTCGTCGGCGCACGTCTTCGTGCCCGCGCCCGACCCGCGCCCCCAGAAGAACATCATCGCCGAACTGCCCGGCACGAACGACGACAATGTCGTGATGGCCGGTGCGCACCTCGACTCGGTGCGTGAGGGCGCAGGCATCAGCGACAACGGCAGCGGCTCGGCCGCACTGCTGGAGATCGCCCAGCAGATGTCGAAGGTCAAGCCGCAGAACACCGTGCGCCTCGCCTGGTGGGGCGCCGAGGAAGACGGCCTGCTCGGTTCGGCCGCCTACGTCGCGGCCCTCTCACAGGCTCAGAAGGACGAGATCGCGCTGTACCTCAACTTCGACATGATCGCCTCGCCGAACTACATGTTCATGATCTACGACGGTGACGAGTCGGGCTTCGAGGCGCCGGTGACGGTTCCCGAAGGCTCGGTGCAGATCGAGAAGCTGTTCGAGAGCTACTTCACGGGTGCCGGCGTGCCGTATGACGACGCGGAGTTCAGCGGTCGCAGCGACTACGAGGCGTTCATCCTCAACGGCATCGCCGCGGGCGGACTCTTCACCGGCGCCGATGCGATCAAGACCGTCGAGCAGCAGGCGATCTGGGGCGGCGAGGTGGGCGAGATGCTCGACCAGTGCTACCACCAGGCGTGCGACGACCTCGACAACGTCGACGAGTACGCACTCGACGTGAACGTCGACGCGATCGCGTTCGCCGTGCTGGCCTACGCCTACTCGACCGAATCGGTCAACGGCGTGGTCGGCAAGCCCGTTCCCGGCGGGCTCTCCCTGCCGGTGCCCGCGGGCCCCGAGGGCACCGTCGGCAGCGGCGGCGGCCACGCCCACGGCGACGTCGGGTAG